The genomic region CTGCTCGCGATTTGGCGTGAGGTCATTCGCGTCGCGTACCTGAAGCCGTTCGGCTACAACGCCGACACTTACACGGTGCACGCAGACTGGCCGTCAACGATCCTCTTCTTCTCGACGATCCTTGGCATCGGCAGCTTGGTGGGCGGGTACTACCTGACATTGCTCTACCGTGCAGGCCGGGTTGAGGGCGTCTATACCGCAGAAGCGCGGGTTGATCGGCTTGGCTCGGCGGCCGTCGCTGTCCTCGTTGTGTGGATTGGCGTGTTTTTCGTTTATGGCGTCGCGATCTGGCTTCGCAACGCGTTTCTCGCTTAGGATCGGAGGATACAATGGCGTTGATCAAACAGCGCGCCGTAGTCAGCTATATCGTGGCTGCATGCGCGATCGTTCAAACGGCTTCATACGCACAGGCTGCCGATCTGGCCGCCGGCCGAAAGCGGGCTGAAGTCTGCATGGCGTGTCATGGTGAAAATGGCATCAGCCAGATCCCGGGCATTCCAAGTCTCGCCGGACAGGACAACGACTATATCGTCTCGGCGCTAAAGGCGTATCGAGGCGGCACAGAGCGCACCAATCCGACGATGGCGGAAATGGCAAAGCCTCTGAGCGATGCCGATATCGATAACCTTGCCGCGTTCTGGCATTCGCTCGCCTCGCCGTTGGCGCAGAAATAGCAAACGATCCCGATCCACGGAGAGGCAAGTCTCTTGCATCTTCATGATCCGAAGCGGGGCCGAAATCGCGGATGGCAGTCGCTTTTACAGGCGGCTGCCATTTTTTGTGGCTATTGAACGACAATAGCCGGCCGCTAAGCGCCAACCTGCGCCGTTTTGTCGATCTTCTGACTGGAGATTTTGTAATCCGGCTCTACATCTCCTTGCGATGCCCTCGAAGCGACATCAGCCAAGGAGTTTTTCCCATGACGAACCTCGACCGACGATCGTTTCTCAAGGCGGCGCGCGCCGTTTCCGTTGTTGCGGCAGTTTCTTCCTCTGCGACAGTCAAAGCTTTCGCCGAAACGACCGGGGCCGGTTGGCCGTACAAGCTTCCGCCGCTTCCTTACGCATTCGGAGCGTTGGAACCGA from Hyphomicrobium sp. MC1 harbors:
- a CDS encoding c-type cytochrome, with protein sequence MALIKQRAVVSYIVAACAIVQTASYAQAADLAAGRKRAEVCMACHGENGISQIPGIPSLAGQDNDYIVSALKAYRGGTERTNPTMAEMAKPLSDADIDNLAAFWHSLASPLAQK